In one Bradyrhizobium cosmicum genomic region, the following are encoded:
- a CDS encoding FAD-binding oxidoreductase, which translates to MGTTITNNPPRPEPKALASALEQLAARFGNRLITSQAVREQHGHTTTWIPNQPPDGVVMAQETADIQDVVRICARNGVPVIAFGTGTSLEGQVNAPAGGISIDLRDMNKVLAVHAEDLDCVIQPGVTRKALNEHLRDQGLFFPIDPGADASLGGMASTRASGTNAVRYGTMRDSVLALKVVRGDGEIITTGTRAKKSSAGYDLTHLFVGAEGTLGIISELTIRLRGIPETIAAGAVSFETVHGACQAVILAIQTGIPVARIELLNAAQVKACNAYSKLTLPETPLLLMEFHGSEIEVAEQSKAFGEIAKDCGGGDFSWTTKPEDRTKLWQARHDAYWSVKALRPGDSIGVVATDVCVPISRLADCVGETEEDLKRLNLLSPIVGHVGDGNFHCSLVCDTNDADEMARGEEFMHRLVERAQAMDGTCTGEHGIGQGKQKYLKAELGPEAIDAMRALKKALDPQNIFNPGKIVPEA; encoded by the coding sequence GTGGGTACCACCATCACCAATAATCCGCCGCGGCCGGAGCCGAAAGCCCTCGCGAGCGCGCTGGAGCAGCTTGCCGCACGCTTCGGAAACCGCCTGATCACCTCGCAGGCCGTCCGCGAGCAGCACGGCCATACCACCACGTGGATCCCCAACCAGCCGCCCGATGGCGTGGTGATGGCGCAGGAGACCGCCGACATCCAGGACGTGGTACGGATCTGCGCCAGGAACGGTGTGCCGGTCATTGCCTTCGGCACCGGCACCTCGCTGGAGGGCCAGGTCAACGCGCCGGCCGGCGGTATCTCTATCGACCTGCGCGACATGAACAAGGTGCTGGCCGTGCACGCCGAGGACCTCGACTGCGTGATCCAGCCCGGCGTCACCCGCAAGGCGCTCAACGAGCATCTGCGCGACCAGGGCCTGTTCTTCCCGATCGATCCCGGCGCGGATGCTTCGCTTGGCGGCATGGCCTCGACCCGCGCCTCCGGCACCAATGCGGTGCGCTATGGCACCATGCGCGACAGCGTGCTGGCGCTCAAGGTCGTGCGCGGCGACGGCGAGATCATCACGACCGGCACGCGTGCCAAGAAATCCTCCGCCGGCTATGACCTGACGCATCTGTTCGTCGGCGCCGAAGGCACGCTCGGCATCATCTCGGAGCTGACCATCCGCCTGCGCGGCATTCCCGAGACGATTGCCGCCGGCGCGGTGTCTTTCGAGACCGTGCACGGGGCGTGTCAGGCCGTGATCCTGGCGATCCAGACCGGCATTCCCGTGGCGCGCATCGAGCTGCTCAATGCCGCGCAGGTGAAGGCCTGCAACGCCTATTCGAAGCTGACGCTGCCGGAGACGCCGCTGCTCCTGATGGAATTCCACGGCAGCGAGATCGAGGTTGCCGAGCAGTCCAAGGCCTTCGGCGAGATTGCGAAAGATTGCGGTGGTGGCGACTTCTCCTGGACCACCAAGCCCGAGGACCGCACTAAGCTGTGGCAGGCGCGGCACGATGCCTATTGGTCCGTGAAGGCGCTCCGCCCCGGCGACAGCATCGGCGTGGTCGCAACCGACGTCTGCGTGCCGATCTCGCGGCTTGCCGATTGCGTCGGCGAGACCGAGGAAGACCTCAAGCGTCTCAATCTGTTGTCGCCGATCGTCGGCCACGTCGGCGACGGTAATTTCCATTGCTCGCTGGTCTGCGACACCAACGATGCCGACGAGATGGCGCGCGGCGAGGAATTCATGCATCGCCTGGTCGAGCGCGCGCAGGCGATGGACGGCACTTGCACCGGCGAGCACGGCATCGGCCAGGGCAAGCAGAAATATCTCAAGGCGGAACTCGGTCCCGAGGCGATCGACGCCATGCGCGCGTTGAAGAAGGCGCTCGATCCACAGAACATCTTTAACCCCGGCAAGATCGTGCCGGAGGCGTAG
- a CDS encoding SulP family inorganic anion transporter codes for MPHDSRARSSWPLFRSLASYSLPGDLLAGLTLAAIAIPEQMATARLGGFAPQIGFFAFMAGSLGFALLGGNRFLSCGADSTITPIFAGGLAALAATGSPDYQGLAIALALMVGAMMLAGGAFRLGGIANLLSVPVMVGFLAGISVHIIVSQLPGVLGLQSPDGPTLDRIVVLAGQLGRANPFTLCIGFGVLAVVFVSETISAKIPGALIGLVAATLAAIALGIDSRGISVVGTVPGTLPRPTLPDLAPEQWVRLVPLAFVITVVVMVQTAATTRSFPSDPDTPADVDRDFLGAGAGSLLSGLFGAFPVNASPPRTGIVAETGGQSQLAGLAAAGIVLALLAFGTGLLQHVPDAALGGILLFVALRIVRIKQIVTIYRQSPSEFLLIVATAALIIILPIQQGAFLGIMLSLLHGIWSTTRARLVKFERVPGTTIWWPAHPHITGERIDGVAVIGLQAPLSFLNAPGFRSDVNEVLTTSTPQLLVLEASGMVEIDFTAAQILLEIFKACSEQGVTVALARLESVRAQDAFERFRLFDALPREHVFHSVDEAVHKLAK; via the coding sequence ATGCCGCACGACTCTCGCGCCAGGAGCTCCTGGCCGCTCTTCCGGTCGCTCGCGTCCTATTCCCTGCCCGGCGACCTCCTGGCGGGATTGACGCTGGCGGCGATCGCGATCCCCGAGCAGATGGCCACCGCGCGGCTCGGCGGCTTCGCGCCGCAGATCGGCTTCTTCGCCTTCATGGCGGGCTCGCTCGGCTTTGCACTGCTCGGCGGCAACCGCTTCCTGTCATGCGGCGCCGATTCCACGATCACGCCGATCTTTGCCGGCGGGCTTGCAGCGCTCGCCGCGACAGGCTCGCCGGACTATCAGGGCCTTGCGATCGCGCTTGCGCTGATGGTCGGCGCGATGATGCTGGCCGGCGGCGCCTTCCGCCTCGGCGGCATCGCCAACCTGTTGTCGGTGCCGGTCATGGTCGGCTTCCTCGCCGGCATCTCCGTCCACATCATCGTCTCGCAATTGCCGGGCGTGCTGGGACTTCAATCGCCTGATGGCCCGACGCTCGATCGCATCGTCGTGCTCGCCGGCCAACTCGGCCGTGCCAATCCGTTCACGCTGTGCATCGGTTTCGGTGTGCTGGCCGTGGTCTTCGTCTCCGAGACGATCAGCGCCAAGATTCCCGGCGCGCTGATCGGGCTCGTGGCCGCGACGCTCGCCGCGATCGCACTTGGCATCGATAGCAGGGGCATCAGCGTCGTCGGCACGGTGCCGGGCACGCTGCCGCGGCCGACCCTGCCCGACCTCGCGCCGGAGCAGTGGGTTCGCCTGGTGCCGCTCGCCTTCGTGATCACTGTGGTGGTGATGGTGCAGACCGCGGCCACGACGCGGTCGTTCCCGTCCGATCCCGACACGCCCGCCGATGTCGACCGGGATTTCCTCGGCGCGGGCGCCGGCAGCTTGCTCTCAGGCCTGTTCGGCGCGTTTCCGGTCAATGCCAGCCCGCCGCGGACGGGGATCGTCGCCGAGACCGGCGGACAATCGCAGCTCGCCGGCCTTGCGGCGGCGGGAATCGTGCTGGCGCTGCTCGCGTTCGGAACCGGACTTCTGCAGCACGTCCCTGACGCGGCGCTCGGCGGCATCCTGCTGTTCGTGGCGCTGCGGATCGTCCGGATCAAGCAGATCGTCACGATCTATCGCCAGTCCCCAAGCGAATTCCTGCTGATCGTCGCTACCGCCGCGCTGATCATCATCCTGCCGATCCAGCAGGGCGCGTTCCTCGGCATCATGCTGTCGCTGCTGCACGGCATCTGGAGCACGACGCGCGCGCGGCTCGTCAAGTTCGAGCGCGTGCCGGGCACCACGATCTGGTGGCCGGCGCATCCGCACATCACCGGCGAGCGCATCGACGGCGTCGCGGTGATCGGGCTGCAAGCGCCGCTCTCGTTCCTCAACGCCCCCGGTTTCCGCAGCGACGTGAACGAGGTTCTCACGACATCGACGCCGCAACTGCTGGTGCTCGAGGCAAGCGGCATGGTCGAGATCGATTTCACCGCCGCGCAGATCCTGCTCGAAATCTTCAAGGCGTGCAGCGAACAGGGGGTCACGGTGGCGCTGGCGCGGCTGGAATCGGTGCGCGCACAGGACGCGTTCGAACGCTTCAGACTGTTCGACGCCCTGCCCCGCGAGCACGTCTTCCACAGCGTGGACGAGGCCGTACACAAGCTGGCGAAATAG
- a CDS encoding caspase family protein: MRRPFLSNLALASGLLALAQLMTPTEAAAEARLALVIGQSAYRTVPELPNAANDAKGMTELLGNAGFTVTTASNLVQNDMRQAISDFAGKVSASGADTVALVFYAGHGLQIDGENYLVPVDLDPKREADIPLQGVRLNDLLNTLGALPTRARIFMLDACRNNPFPALSGAGHGLAIVDTKAGAPGSFISYSTSPGAEAEDGSGADSPYTTAALSVARQPNLPIEEVFKRIRVAVAQSTDGRQIPWESSSLTTDFKFFGESSGSTPALPGASSMALASGTRSVADWRKDLQGKDAKAAYELVIADDTVEAYQAYVELYAQASFTPRLRTILERRRQMLAWERATAINTRASFEAYLNNWDNSDLAATARRLLLRVQNRNYAVPVAAAATPAPVAVAMAPTCPCSTPTPPATPANPAVAPVIKKRVDDTPPKRKVVETPPKPRRPPPPDEVVVYERAPPPPPPVGVGIGIGIGRGGYGGGGYGGGGYGGPVRGDNYRSRY; this comes from the coding sequence ATGCGCCGTCCATTTCTTTCCAATTTGGCCCTTGCATCAGGCCTTCTTGCCCTCGCACAGCTGATGACGCCGACGGAGGCCGCCGCCGAGGCGCGGCTCGCACTCGTAATCGGCCAATCGGCGTATCGCACCGTTCCGGAACTGCCCAACGCCGCCAACGACGCCAAGGGCATGACGGAGCTGCTCGGCAATGCCGGCTTTACCGTCACCACGGCATCCAATCTGGTGCAGAACGACATGCGCCAGGCGATCTCCGATTTCGCCGGCAAGGTCAGCGCCAGCGGCGCCGACACCGTCGCGCTGGTGTTCTATGCCGGCCACGGCCTGCAGATCGACGGCGAGAATTATCTGGTTCCGGTCGATCTCGATCCCAAGCGCGAAGCCGACATTCCGCTTCAAGGCGTGCGGCTGAACGACCTGCTCAACACGCTCGGCGCACTGCCGACGCGGGCGCGCATCTTCATGCTCGATGCCTGCCGCAACAATCCGTTCCCGGCGCTCAGCGGCGCCGGACATGGACTTGCGATCGTCGACACCAAGGCGGGCGCGCCCGGCTCGTTCATTTCCTATTCGACCTCGCCCGGCGCGGAAGCGGAGGACGGGTCCGGCGCCGACAGCCCGTACACCACCGCGGCGCTCTCGGTCGCGCGGCAGCCGAACCTGCCGATCGAGGAAGTGTTCAAGCGCATCCGCGTCGCCGTGGCGCAATCGACCGACGGGCGGCAGATCCCCTGGGAAAGCTCCTCGCTGACGACCGACTTCAAGTTCTTCGGCGAGAGCAGCGGCAGCACGCCCGCACTTCCGGGCGCGTCGTCGATGGCACTCGCCAGCGGCACGCGCAGCGTCGCGGACTGGCGCAAGGATCTGCAGGGCAAGGACGCCAAGGCCGCCTATGAGCTCGTGATCGCCGACGACACGGTCGAGGCGTATCAAGCCTATGTCGAGCTCTATGCACAGGCCTCGTTCACGCCGCGCCTGCGCACGATCCTGGAGCGCCGGCGCCAGATGCTGGCGTGGGAGCGCGCCACCGCGATCAACACCCGTGCCTCGTTCGAGGCCTATCTCAACAATTGGGACAACAGCGATCTGGCCGCGACCGCGCGCAGGCTGCTGCTCCGCGTACAGAACCGCAATTATGCCGTGCCGGTTGCGGCCGCGGCGACACCCGCGCCGGTCGCGGTCGCGATGGCTCCGACCTGCCCCTGCTCGACGCCGACGCCTCCGGCAACCCCGGCGAACCCGGCGGTGGCGCCCGTCATCAAGAAGCGCGTCGACGACACGCCGCCGAAGCGCAAGGTGGTCGAGACACCGCCGAAGCCGCGCCGGCCGCCGCCGCCCGACGAAGTGGTCGTCTACGAACGCGCCCCGCCTCCGCCACCGCCCGTAGGTGTCGGCATCGGGATTGGAATCGGCCGCGGCGGCTACGGCGGGGGCGGTTACGGAGGTGGCGGCTACGGCGGTCCGGTACGCGGCGACAATTATCGCAGCAGGTATTGA
- a CDS encoding alpha/beta fold hydrolase: protein MRRGVVSFLFAVCTSAQLWAQEVKPNWPIPPELKWEAINGYPMDYRDAGEGTSIVLVHGSTADYRIWDVQFRVFSASYRVVAVSLRHFYPERWDGAGTDFSVEQHAQDVAALIKRLNLGKVHLVGHSRGGAVAVEVAKSHADLIRTLVLPDASIEMLVPETAEGKAAGDFTKKVIGTLQKNLEAGEPANAAEVFVDMLNGPGTWQKFPEPTKQMFLANIYTALGDKDRPISACADVTKFDFPVLFMTGDKSPKKFEFFYNEMRKCREFPATVVIPNAGHGMQRQNADVFNKVMLDFLSKH, encoded by the coding sequence ATGCGGCGCGGCGTGGTGTCGTTTTTATTTGCCGTGTGCACGAGCGCACAGCTGTGGGCACAAGAGGTCAAGCCCAACTGGCCGATTCCCCCGGAACTGAAATGGGAAGCAATCAACGGATATCCCATGGATTACCGGGACGCGGGCGAGGGTACGTCGATCGTTCTGGTGCACGGGTCAACGGCCGATTACCGCATTTGGGACGTCCAATTCAGAGTTTTCAGCGCATCCTACAGAGTGGTCGCGGTTAGTCTAAGGCACTTTTACCCGGAACGCTGGGACGGCGCTGGCACCGACTTTTCGGTCGAACAGCACGCTCAGGATGTTGCTGCGCTGATCAAGAGATTGAACCTCGGGAAGGTGCACCTCGTCGGGCATTCGCGGGGAGGCGCGGTTGCAGTCGAGGTAGCGAAATCGCACGCCGACCTCATTCGAACACTGGTGCTGCCGGATGCCAGCATCGAGATGTTGGTGCCTGAGACTGCCGAGGGCAAAGCAGCCGGAGATTTCACAAAAAAGGTGATTGGGACCCTCCAGAAAAACCTGGAAGCAGGAGAACCAGCCAACGCTGCGGAGGTGTTCGTTGATATGTTGAATGGCCCTGGCACATGGCAAAAGTTTCCCGAACCAACGAAGCAGATGTTTCTGGCAAATATTTACACGGCTTTGGGGGACAAAGACCGCCCGATCAGCGCATGCGCCGACGTCACGAAATTTGATTTTCCAGTGCTGTTCATGACGGGGGACAAGAGTCCAAAGAAATTCGAATTTTTTTACAATGAAATGCGCAAGTGTCGGGAGTTTCCTGCAACGGTGGTTATACCAAATGCAGGGCACGGTATGCAGAGACAGAATGCTGACGTCTTTAATAAGGTCATGTTGGATTTCCTGTCGAAGCATTGA
- a CDS encoding DUF1328 domain-containing protein: MLSWVVTFLVIALIAGILGFGGIAGASIEIAKIIFFIAIVLFLVSAVVGLARGRSRI, translated from the coding sequence ATGCTGAGCTGGGTTGTGACGTTTCTGGTTATCGCACTGATCGCCGGTATTCTGGGCTTTGGCGGCATCGCCGGCGCGTCGATCGAAATCGCCAAGATCATCTTCTTCATCGCGATCGTCCTGTTCCTGGTCTCGGCCGTGGTCGGCCTGGCCCGCGGCCGTAGCAGGATCTAG
- a CDS encoding hydroxyacid dehydrogenase, translated as MKVVLAHTPEMRRNYYGDRSLTGLRAAADVILHESDDTLDAASLVRAAKDVDIIVADRMTEGRGEIFAQLPRLRAFVRCAVDIRNVDVEAASQAGVLVTRAGPGFVQAVAELAVGFMVDLSRGVSRATADYQAGRKPEARMGRQLAGSRIGIIGYGSIGRYLAEIAKVMRMEVLVCDPFADVSDGAIRQVGLDELLAASDYVVCLAIANEQTENMIGEAALARMQTHAVFVNLSRGNLVDEAALARALREGRIAGAAMDVGRAPDQMPTPELAKLPNVISTPHVGGLTPQAIEYQSLETVRQVEAIVKGEVPQGAVNAERWTRRP; from the coding sequence GTGAAAGTCGTGCTCGCCCATACGCCGGAAATGCGTCGCAATTACTATGGCGACCGCAGTCTGACCGGCCTGCGCGCGGCCGCCGACGTGATCCTGCACGAGAGCGATGACACCCTGGACGCGGCCAGCCTCGTGCGCGCGGCGAAAGACGTCGACATCATCGTCGCCGACCGCATGACCGAAGGGCGCGGCGAGATCTTCGCGCAGCTGCCGCGCCTGCGTGCCTTCGTTCGCTGCGCCGTCGACATCCGCAACGTCGATGTCGAAGCGGCCTCGCAAGCCGGCGTGCTGGTGACCCGCGCCGGGCCCGGTTTCGTGCAGGCCGTTGCCGAGCTCGCGGTCGGCTTCATGGTCGATCTTTCCCGCGGTGTATCGCGGGCGACGGCCGACTACCAGGCCGGCCGCAAGCCCGAGGCGCGGATGGGCCGCCAGCTCGCCGGCAGCCGGATCGGGATCATCGGCTACGGCAGCATCGGGCGCTATCTCGCCGAGATTGCCAAGGTGATGCGCATGGAGGTGCTGGTCTGCGATCCCTTCGCTGATGTCAGCGACGGCGCCATCCGGCAGGTCGGTCTCGACGAGCTTCTCGCTGCGTCCGACTATGTCGTCTGCCTCGCCATTGCCAACGAGCAGACCGAGAATATGATCGGCGAGGCGGCGCTGGCGCGCATGCAGACGCATGCCGTGTTCGTCAATCTCTCGCGCGGCAATCTCGTCGACGAGGCGGCGCTGGCACGCGCGCTGCGCGAAGGCCGCATCGCAGGCGCCGCCATGGATGTCGGCCGCGCGCCCGATCAGATGCCGACCCCGGAGCTGGCAAAGCTGCCCAACGTTATCTCAACGCCGCATGTCGGCGGTCTCACGCCGCAGGCGATCGAATACCAGTCACTGGAAACGGTGCGGCAGGTCGAGGCGATCGTCAAAGGCGAGGTCCCGCAGGGCGCCGTCAACGCCGAGCGCTGGACGCGGCGGCCCTAG
- a CDS encoding TRAP transporter large permease subunit, with product MAITGAMSLSGERHGGVTLLLRLSDAIAAVLLAADLVVVCGSVLLRFFFNAPVEWSDDVARGLMVGSAFFGAASALARGENVGVSFFRDLLPLRFRTLVDAASAVLVVLISGYVAYNAIKLGSLTAGQTTGSGLPLELTFYPMGAGALFMTVFAIDQLCARPLPDIVRGLIAVVIVAGLYLAWDYLSPSSVPSAGTLMLIGFFATLFGGLPIGFALALAALIFIWVEGALPGVIFAQQMARGIDNFVLLAIPFFILVGYLMEANGMSVRLIELLQRGVGRMRGGLNVVMVASMVLFSGISGSKMADVAAVGSVLIPAARRSRQNPGSAVALLAASAVMAETIPPCINLIILGFVANLSIGGLFVAGLLPAALMAAVLIAVSIIFGKQPAEAEDVAPQMPVSGLWSGAIASFGLIFMIFFGFKSGFATATEISAFAVAYALIVGSVVFRELGFKSAAHSFVQAATRSGLVLFIVAAAQSLAFTLTLQQVPHAVGDFMLGLSKTSGVWLFILLAIAVLIVMGSVLEGAAALIIFGPLLLPVAVQLGVDPLHFGVVLVIAMGIGLFAPPLGLGLYGACLIGNVPIEQTVKPIMGYLGLLFLCLLVIAFVPWLSTALPRAFGY from the coding sequence ATGGCGATAACCGGCGCAATGTCTCTCTCGGGCGAGCGCCACGGGGGCGTTACCCTTTTGCTTCGCCTGAGTGACGCGATCGCGGCCGTCCTGCTGGCCGCCGATCTCGTCGTGGTCTGCGGCTCGGTGTTGCTGCGCTTCTTCTTCAATGCACCGGTCGAATGGTCCGATGACGTCGCGCGTGGCCTGATGGTCGGCTCCGCCTTCTTCGGCGCGGCCAGCGCGCTCGCGCGCGGCGAGAATGTCGGCGTCTCGTTCTTTCGCGACCTGCTGCCGCTGCGCTTCCGGACGCTGGTCGATGCTGCGAGCGCGGTGCTGGTCGTGCTGATCTCGGGCTATGTCGCCTATAACGCCATCAAGCTGGGTTCGCTGACTGCGGGCCAGACCACCGGCTCGGGTCTGCCGTTGGAGCTGACCTTCTACCCGATGGGCGCCGGCGCGCTGTTCATGACGGTGTTCGCGATCGACCAGCTCTGCGCAAGGCCGCTTCCTGACATCGTCAGGGGTCTCATCGCTGTCGTCATCGTCGCCGGCCTCTATCTCGCCTGGGATTATCTGTCGCCGTCATCGGTGCCGTCGGCGGGTACGCTGATGCTGATCGGCTTCTTCGCGACCCTGTTCGGCGGGCTGCCGATCGGCTTTGCGCTGGCGCTGGCCGCGCTGATCTTCATCTGGGTCGAAGGCGCGCTGCCCGGCGTCATCTTCGCTCAGCAGATGGCGCGCGGCATCGATAATTTCGTGCTGCTCGCGATTCCCTTCTTCATCCTCGTCGGCTACCTCATGGAAGCCAACGGCATGTCTGTGCGCCTGATCGAGCTGCTGCAACGCGGGGTCGGCCGTATGCGCGGCGGCCTCAACGTCGTGATGGTCGCCTCGATGGTGCTGTTCTCTGGCATATCAGGCTCGAAGATGGCCGACGTCGCCGCGGTCGGCTCCGTGCTGATTCCGGCCGCACGCCGCTCAAGGCAGAATCCGGGCAGCGCGGTGGCGCTGCTCGCGGCGTCCGCGGTGATGGCGGAGACCATCCCGCCCTGCATCAACCTGATCATCCTCGGCTTCGTCGCGAACCTGTCGATCGGCGGCCTGTTCGTCGCCGGCCTGCTGCCGGCGGCGCTGATGGCAGCTGTGCTGATCGCGGTGTCCATCATCTTCGGCAAGCAGCCGGCTGAAGCCGAGGACGTCGCGCCGCAGATGCCGGTGTCGGGTCTGTGGAGCGGTGCGATCGCCTCGTTCGGCCTGATCTTCATGATCTTCTTCGGCTTCAAGAGCGGCTTTGCCACGGCCACGGAAATCTCCGCCTTCGCGGTGGCCTATGCGTTGATCGTCGGCAGCGTGGTGTTCCGCGAACTCGGCTTCAAGTCGGCAGCACACAGTTTCGTGCAGGCGGCGACACGCTCCGGGCTCGTGCTGTTCATCGTCGCCGCAGCCCAGTCGCTGGCGTTCACGCTGACCTTGCAGCAGGTGCCGCACGCGGTCGGCGATTTCATGCTCGGCTTGTCCAAGACCTCGGGCGTCTGGCTGTTCATCCTGCTCGCCATCGCCGTGCTGATCGTGATGGGCTCGGTGCTGGAAGGCGCCGCCGCGCTCATCATCTTCGGGCCGCTGCTGCTGCCGGTCGCGGTACAGCTCGGCGTCGATCCCCTCCATTTCGGCGTCGTGCTGGTCATCGCGATGGGCATCGGCCTGTTTGCCCCGCCGCTCGGGCTCGGGCTCTATGGCGCCTGCCTGATCGGCAATGTGCCGATCGAGCAGACGGTGAAGCCGATCATGGGCTATCTCGGCCTGCTGTTCCTCTGCCTGCTCGTCATTGCCTTCGTGCCATGGCTCTCGACCGCGCTGCCGCGGGCGTTCGGCTATTGA
- a CDS encoding TRAP transporter substrate-binding protein → MTIVPVNRRTFIKSSTAVTAGLVLSPAIIGRAEAATLKLKCSSSLPNDPKFANGRVYYDNLVKNLKGNGLGEQVEVAFFPDNQLGQEIDVINSVKLGVIDLMVSGSSISANLTPLVGTFDLGFLFSSFPQQTKAFESGAAKPIEDALLKGSNIRIIAWAYNFGSRSVFAKKPVKTPEDLAGLKIRTLPNPVITECLRLMGAAATPLAFGEIYTALQAGVLDGLEHDPPTILASKFFETAKFYALTQHNFSPLAIYFSDMTYNRMDPKLRDGFLDAAKKAAADTRAHGLAVEKEALAALTEKGVTVAECDREAFKKRVAPQHENFIKARPDSKAVIDIIRATQA, encoded by the coding sequence ATGACCATCGTGCCCGTCAACCGTCGCACGTTCATCAAGTCGTCGACGGCGGTGACCGCCGGCCTCGTGCTCTCTCCCGCCATCATCGGCCGCGCCGAAGCCGCGACGCTGAAGCTGAAATGCTCCTCCTCGCTGCCGAACGATCCCAAATTCGCCAATGGCCGCGTCTACTACGACAACCTCGTCAAGAATCTGAAGGGAAACGGGCTCGGCGAGCAGGTCGAGGTCGCCTTCTTCCCCGACAACCAGCTCGGCCAGGAAATCGACGTCATCAATTCGGTGAAGCTCGGCGTCATCGATCTCATGGTGTCGGGCTCCTCGATCTCGGCCAATCTGACGCCGCTGGTCGGCACCTTCGACCTCGGCTTCCTGTTCTCGAGCTTTCCGCAGCAGACCAAGGCGTTCGAGTCCGGCGCCGCCAAGCCGATCGAGGACGCGCTGCTCAAGGGCAGCAACATCCGCATCATCGCCTGGGCCTATAATTTCGGCTCGCGCAGCGTCTTCGCGAAGAAGCCGGTAAAGACGCCGGAAGACCTCGCCGGCCTCAAGATCCGGACCCTGCCCAATCCCGTCATCACGGAATGCCTGCGGCTGATGGGCGCCGCCGCCACGCCGCTGGCGTTCGGCGAGATCTACACGGCGCTGCAGGCCGGCGTGCTTGATGGCCTGGAGCACGATCCGCCGACCATCCTCGCCAGCAAGTTCTTCGAGACCGCAAAGTTCTACGCGCTGACTCAGCACAATTTCTCGCCGCTCGCGATCTACTTCAGCGACATGACCTACAACCGCATGGACCCGAAGCTGCGTGACGGCTTCCTCGATGCCGCGAAGAAGGCCGCGGCCGACACGCGCGCCCACGGGCTTGCGGTCGAGAAGGAGGCACTGGCGGCCCTGACCGAGAAGGGCGTGACGGTCGCCGAATGCGATCGCGAGGCGTTCAAGAAGCGCGTGGCGCCGCAGCACGAGAATTTCATCAAGGCGCGGCCGGACTCCAAGGCCGTCATCGACATCATCCGCGCGACACAGGCCTGA
- a CDS encoding thioesterase family protein, giving the protein MQIEPQWIDYNGHLNMAYYNVMFDRAIDQMWLQLGIGPGYMKERGGSTFTAECHVRYLREIHLGDPVQVSVWLLEADDKRLHTFQQLRHATEGWLSATSENMSLHIDMGSRKVAPFPPDISARIQTVVATHSAVPRPEGIGRNVAMPSKR; this is encoded by the coding sequence ATGCAGATCGAGCCGCAATGGATCGACTATAACGGCCATCTCAACATGGCCTATTACAACGTGATGTTCGACCGGGCGATCGACCAGATGTGGCTACAGCTCGGCATCGGGCCGGGCTACATGAAGGAGCGAGGCGGATCGACCTTCACTGCCGAATGCCATGTGCGGTATTTGCGCGAGATCCATCTCGGCGATCCCGTGCAGGTCTCGGTCTGGCTGCTGGAGGCCGACGACAAGCGGCTGCACACATTCCAGCAGCTACGACACGCGACCGAAGGATGGCTGTCGGCCACCTCGGAAAACATGTCGCTCCACATCGACATGGGCTCGCGCAAGGTGGCGCCGTTTCCACCCGATATCAGCGCCCGCATCCAGACCGTCGTCGCGACCCACAGTGCCGTGCCGCGGCCCGAGGGCATCGGCCGAAACGTGGCGATGCCCTCGAAGCGGTAG